The Vanessa tameamea isolate UH-Manoa-2023 chromosome 2, ilVanTame1 primary haplotype, whole genome shotgun sequence genome has a segment encoding these proteins:
- the LOC113394664 gene encoding regulator of nonsense transcripts 3B: protein MTEDQDVKDSQSDSGSKTFVNKNKDKKAKPHRPLTKIILRRLPPTMTEEAFLEQVSPIPEHDHFYFAKPDPSLGNNVYSRAYINFVNIDDIYLFRDKFDGYVFLDERGVEYVGIVEYAPFQRIPKKKKKKDPKCGTIESDPIYQEFLENLDKDQETENQPKLEYSYPVNDNTDKKVQSTPLLEYLAARKLDKRGRDERRRRENDKRKMRIERKTKDLPIKEEDGTENDVKKIKSREGENDLRDDETKVNDKDGTVFESKSYKDQKKIGISLIEKKKKVDGEKKDSLIKEDDQLEEADKLLKKDRRDKFKESPREQKSKKYSDTRKERLKQAEQGKSDKQSVISKIMSAEGKTKSLNHDDIKPFTQLPQVKTEDLTKLIEDMDRKVKMDEDAKIKDSFQNKFKLNAKHDSIEFTKMRRNSMDSGDIMFKEETTLKRQKSLDDRSKSSDREGSEEKDKNESSERRSERRIRNKDRPSLVIYQPGMGKFSKQRLAKEKDTQPPIGKSVNDSEKRDT, encoded by the exons ATGACTGAAGATCAAGATGTTAAAGATTCTCAGTCCGATTCAGGCAGTAAAACTTTTGTTAACAAAAACAAGGACAAAAAAGCCAAACCCCATCGGCCACTGACAAAA ataatacTTCGCCGTTTACCACCTACGATGACCGAGGAAGCATTTTTAGAACAAGTATCGCCGATACCAGAACATGATCACTTTTATTTTGCAAAACCTGACCCGTCTCTTGGAAATAATGTGTATTCAAGAGCCTACATAAATTTCGTCAACATTGATGATATTTATCTATTCAGGGATAAATTTGACGgttatgtatttttagatgagagag gTGTTGAATATGTGGGAATTGTTGAATATGCACCCTTTCAAAGAATAcctaagaaaaagaaaaaaaaagaccctAAATGTGGTACAATAGAAAGTGATCCAATTTATCAGGAATTTTTAGAGAATCTAGATAAAGATCAAGAAACCGAGAACCAGCCAAAACTTGAGTACTCGTATCCTGTAAATGATA atactGATAAAAAAGTGCAGTCAACACCTCTACTTGAATATCTTGCTGCTCGGAAGCTAGACAAAAGAGGGAGGGATGAACGTCGGCGAAGGGAAAACGACAAAAGGAAAATGAGAATTGAAAGGAAAACTAAAGATCTTCCCATTAAG gaAGAAGATGGCACAGAAAATGATGTTAAGAAAATTAAGTCCAGAGAAGGAGAAAATGATTTAAGAGATGATGAGACCAAAGTAAATGATAAAGATGGGACTGTTTTTGAATCTAAATCGTATAAAGATCAAAAGAAAATTGGTATTAGCCTtattgaaaaaaagaaaaaagtagatgGAGAGAAGAAAGACAGTCTGATTAAAGAAGATGATCAGCTAGAAGAAGctgataaattacttaaaaaagatAGAcgtgataaatttaaagaatctCCAAGAgaacaaaaaagtaaaaagtatagtGACACCAGGAAAGAAAGGTTGAAACAAGCGGAACAAGGCAAGTCAGACAAGCAATCagtaattagtaaaattatgtcTGCCGAAggtaaaacaaaatcattaaaccATGACGATATTAAACCTTTTACCCAATTACCTCAAGTGAAGACTGAAGATTTGACCAAATTGATAGAAGATATGGATCGTAAAGTTAAAATGGATGAAGATGCTAAAATCAAGgattcatttcaaaataaatttaaattaaatgctaaGCACGATTCAATCGAGTTCACGAAAATGAGAAGAAATAGTATGGATTCTGGTGATATAATGTTTAAAGAAGAAACAACATTGAAAAGGCAGAAATCCTTAGATGACAGGAGTAAATCTAGTGACAGAGAAGGCTCCGAAGAGAAAGATAAGAATGAGAGCTCAGAACGCCGTTCAGAGAGAAGAATAAGAAATaag gaTCGTCCAAGCCTCGTTATTTATCAACCGGGTATGGGTAAATTTAGCAAGCAACGTCTGGCAAAGGAGAAGGACACGCAACCGCCCATCGGAAAATCTGTGAACGACAGCGAAAAGAGAGATACTTGA